A genomic window from Glycine soja cultivar W05 chromosome 10, ASM419377v2, whole genome shotgun sequence includes:
- the LOC114369266 gene encoding GDSL esterase/lipase At5g33370-like: MASCLVCCIIVTSLFMSLSFASAQQGRAFFVFGDSLVDSGNNDFLATTARADAPPYGIDFPTHRPTGRFSNGLNIPDIISENLGLEPTLPYLSPLLVGERLLVGANFASAGIGILNDTGFQFLNIIHIYKQLKLFAHYQQRLSAHIGKEGAWRHVNQALILITLGGNDFVNNYYLVPYSVRSRQFSLPDYVTYIISEYRLILRRLYDLGGRRVLVTGTGPMGCVPAELALRSRNGECDVELQRAASLFNPQLVEMVKGLNQEIGAHVFIAVNAYEMHMDFVTNPQDFGFVTSKIACCGQGPFNGVGLCTALSNLCPNRDLYAFWDPFHPSEKANRIIVQQMMTGSDQYMHPMNLSTIMALDSRV, translated from the exons ATGGCTAGTTGTTTAGTGTGTTGTATCATAGTGACAAGCTTGTTTATGTCTCTAAGTTTTGCTTCTGCTCAACAAGGGAGGGCTTTCTTCGTTTTTGGCGATTCACTCGTGGACAGTGGCAACAATGATTTCTTGGCTACCACTGCACGAGCAGATGCCCCTCCTTATGGCATTGACTTCCCAACACACAGACCCACTGGACGCTTCTCTAACGGCCTTAACATCCCCGACATAATCA GTGAGAACCTTGGCTTGGAGCCTACTCTGCCGTATTTGAGTCCTCTGCTTGTCGGAGAGAGGCTCCTAGTTGGTGCAAATTTTGCATCAGCGGGGATTGGAATTCTCAATGATACCGGATTTCAGTTT CTGAACATCATTCACATCTACAAGCAACTGAAGCTATTCGCACATTACCAGCAAAGGTTGAGTGCACACATTGGTAAGGAGGGAGCTTGGAGGCATGTAAACCAAGCACTAATCCTCATCACACTTGGAGGCAACGATTTTGTGAACAATTATTACCTGGTCCCGTATTCAGTAAGATCTCGCCAGTTTTCTCTCCCAGACTACGTGACCTATATCATATCCGAGTACCGACTAATTTTGAGG AGGCTGTATGATTTGGGAGGTCGTAGGGTTCTTGTAACGGGGACGGGACCAATGGGGTGTGTGCCAGCAGAGTTAGCTTTGAGAAGCCGAAATGGTGAGTGTGACGTGGAACTCCAGAGAGCTGCGTCCTTGTTTAATCCACAACTTGTTGAAATGGTCAAAGGACTCAATCAAGAGATTGGCGCTCACGTCTTCATTGCTGTAAATGCATATGAAATGCACATGGATTTCGTTACCAACCCTCAAGATTTTG GATTTGTTACATCAAAGATAGCTTGTTGTGGGCAAGGCCCGTTTAATGGGGTTGGACTCTGCACAGCCCTTTCCAACTTGTGTCCAAATAGAGACCTATACGCGTTTTGGGATCCATTTCACCCATCGGAGAAAGCTAACCGAATCATAGTCCAACAGATGATGACTGGCTCTGACCAGTACATGCACCCCATGAATCTTAGCACCATCATGGCCCTAGATTCCAGGGTTTGA